In Juglans regia cultivar Chandler chromosome 13, Walnut 2.0, whole genome shotgun sequence, the following proteins share a genomic window:
- the LOC109014411 gene encoding cytosolic sulfotransferase 5-like, whose translation MHSHQSPPPSPIPKYLQANDLTQECRDIISSLPKEEGWVSNHLHLYHGCWITPRYMPGVLAFQKHFQARDTDIILATTPKAGTTWLKAILFSLLNRVSYPDLQKHPLLTSNPHVLVPFLEIDLYIENQVPDLTSFVSPRLFSTHLSYNSLPTSAKVSNCKIVYLCRNPKDTFVSLWHFTNKLRLKGTNSLEEAFDKFCRGVSLYGPYWDHVLSFWKESIENPQKVLFLKYEKMKEQPTYELRKVAEFLGCPFTPGEEAKGVVNDILRLCSFDNLSTLEVNKSGKLSSGEANEAFFRRGEVGDYTNYLTPEMAEKLDRITEEKFRETQLKF comes from the coding sequence ATGCATTCACATCAatctcctcctccctctcctaTTCCCAAGTATTTGCAGGCAAATGATTTGACCCAAGAATGCAGGGACATCATATCCTCTCTGCCTAAAGAAGAAGGCTGGGTTTCAAATCACCTCCACCTGTACCATGGTTGTTGGATCACACCTAGGTACATGCCTGGAGTTCTCGCATTCCAGAAACATTTCCAGGCTCGGGACACTGATATTATCCTCGCGACCACTCCCAAAGCCGGCACCACTTGGTTGAAGGCGATTTTGTTCTCGCTTTTGAACCGGGTGAGCTATCCGGACCTCCAAAAACATCCTCTACTCACAAGCAACCCTCATGTTCTTGTGCCCTTCTTGGAGATTGATCTGTACATTGAAAACCAGGTTCCAGACCTCACATCCTTCGTCTCTCCAAggcttttttcaactcatttatcTTATAACTCGCTACCGACATCCGCAAAAGTCTCGAATTGCAAAATAGTGTATTTATGCAGGAACCCAAAAGACACCTTTGTGTCACTTTGGCATTTCACgaataagttgagattaaagggAACCAATTCGCTTGAAGAGgcttttgataaattttgtagGGGAGTGAGTTTGTATGGACCCTATTGGGATCATGTCTTAAGCTTTTGGAAGGAAAGCATAGAAAATCCTCAAAAAGTTCTTTTCTTGAAGTACGAAAAAATGAAAGAGCAACCCACTTATGAGTTGAGGAAGGTGGCTGAGTTTTTGGGGTGCCCTTTTACTCCGGGAGAAGAGGCGAAGGGTGTGGTCAATGATATTTTAAGGCTGTGTAGTTTTGATAATCTGAGCACTTTGGAGGTGAATAAAAGTGGAAAATTGTCATCTGGAGAGGCAAATGAGGCGTTTTTTCGACGAGGCGAAGTTGGAGATTATACGAATTACTTGACTCCCGAGATGGCAGAGAAACTAGACCGTATTACCGAAGAAAAGTTTCGTGAGACCCAGTTAAAATTCTAG